A region from the Rheinheimera mangrovi genome encodes:
- a CDS encoding M14 family metallopeptidase, producing the protein MKITCNFDSGNIDVVKAEHPADIQLAIRKDHNSDFYQWFHFRLHSQSAEPHTIRIVNVKDSAYPDGWKGYQAVASYDRENWFRVETQLINDELVITHYPEAESVYFAYFAPYSYERHMDLLHSAQSSGLAQIVELGETLDGRDMSMLVVGEPEEGKKKIWITARQHPGESMAEWFVEGLLDRLLDEEDGVARTLLEKAVFYIVPNMNPDGSVRGHLRTNAAGVNLNREWQTPSMEKSPEVYLVRQQMLETGVDMLLDVHGDENLPYNFVAGSEGVPSYNAKMQQLETAFKNALLLVTPEFQTEFGYELDAPGQANLTIASTWVAEQFKCLSYTLEMPFKDNANLPDSDYGWSDVRSMKLGQDSLVAVLAVVDQLR; encoded by the coding sequence ATGAAAATTACCTGTAATTTTGACAGCGGTAATATTGACGTGGTCAAAGCCGAACATCCTGCCGATATTCAGCTGGCGATCCGTAAAGACCACAACTCTGATTTCTACCAATGGTTCCATTTCCGTTTACATTCTCAAAGTGCCGAACCTCATACTATTCGTATCGTTAATGTCAAAGATTCTGCCTACCCGGATGGCTGGAAAGGTTATCAGGCTGTGGCTTCTTATGACCGTGAAAACTGGTTTAGAGTAGAAACTCAGTTGATCAATGACGAGCTGGTGATCACCCATTACCCTGAAGCTGAATCTGTATATTTTGCTTATTTTGCACCGTACAGTTACGAACGTCATATGGACTTATTGCATTCAGCACAAAGCTCTGGACTGGCGCAAATCGTAGAGCTGGGTGAAACGCTGGACGGGCGTGATATGAGTATGTTGGTGGTCGGTGAGCCTGAGGAAGGCAAGAAAAAAATCTGGATCACAGCACGTCAACATCCGGGCGAGTCTATGGCTGAATGGTTTGTTGAAGGCCTGTTAGACAGACTGCTGGACGAAGAGGACGGCGTAGCCCGTACTTTGTTAGAAAAAGCAGTATTTTACATAGTGCCAAATATGAATCCGGATGGCAGCGTGCGAGGTCATTTACGTACCAACGCTGCTGGCGTGAATTTAAACCGTGAATGGCAAACACCAAGCATGGAAAAAAGTCCTGAAGTCTATTTAGTACGCCAGCAGATGCTGGAAACTGGCGTTGATATGCTGCTGGACGTGCATGGTGATGAAAACCTGCCATATAACTTTGTCGCGGGCTCTGAAGGTGTACCTTCATACAATGCCAAAATGCAACAACTGGAAACTGCCTTTAAAAATGCACTGTTGCTGGTGACTCCAGAGTTCCAAACAGAATTTGGTTATGAGCTGGATGCGCCAGGACAGGCCAATCTGACTATAGCTTCTACCTGGGTTGCAGAGCAGTTTAAGTGCTTGTCTTATACGCTGGAGATGCCATTTAAAGACAATGCAAACTTGCCGGATAGTGATTATGGCTGGTCTGATGTGCGTTCTATGAAACTGGGGCAGGATAGCCTGGTGGCAGTATTGGCCGTAGTTGATCAGTTAAGGTAA
- a CDS encoding YeaC family protein: protein MDFKALVLAMSPDTYQSLLETVATGRWADGVALSEQQKSHTQQLVMAYQAYVLKSTEPYTIGADGQMVVKSKAEMKKQFPQDSSIARFAHDDL, encoded by the coding sequence ATGGATTTCAAAGCTCTTGTACTGGCGATGTCGCCTGATACCTACCAGTCACTTCTCGAAACTGTAGCGACCGGCCGTTGGGCTGATGGTGTGGCGCTTTCAGAACAACAAAAATCACATACTCAGCAACTGGTGATGGCCTATCAGGCTTATGTACTTAAATCCACCGAGCCTTACACCATAGGAGCGGATGGTCAGATGGTGGTTAAATCCAAAGCTGAAATGAAAAAACAATTCCCTCAGGACTCTTCGATAGCAAGGTTTGCGCATGATGATCTTTAA